A region from the Vicia villosa cultivar HV-30 ecotype Madison, WI linkage group LG3, Vvil1.0, whole genome shotgun sequence genome encodes:
- the LOC131656338 gene encoding phosphatidylinositol 4-phosphate 5-kinase 4-like — MENSGSFKEKSLFNGVYFGEFKSKLFHGKGKYTWSNGTIYEGDWVDGKRTGKGRVIWPCGKKYKGELSKNYSLMGGKNRNIYIGNWKNNKRDGRGIIKWASGDVLDGCWSNGRLRSGVYRFANGDVYTGGLKNSHFHRKGESAWSNDEIIFEGDWVKGKITGKGLLIWPSGTNYVGNFDKNCLHDNGTYTWKDGSVYIGNWKNNKADGKGIMKWANGDVFDGCWSKGVRHGSGVYRFANGDVCVGNFKGKFLHGKGKYTCSNGTIYKGYWDDGTMTKKIPDLENVVGDCMLLQISNKGESDAGLSCLVTKRKNIEGVMIVEKIEQYSEITKLSEMQGKKSSSISTFFKTVKAKLQRNLQLRI; from the exons ATGGAAAACAGTGGAAg TTTTAAAGAGAAGTCCCTTTTCAATGGGGTCTACTTTGGTGAATTCAAGAGTAAACTTTTCCATGGCAAGGGAAAGTATACATGGTCAAACGGAACAATTTACGAGGGTGATTGGGTTGATGGAAAGAGAACCGGAAAAGGGCGGGTCATATGGCCATGCGGAAAAAAGTATAAGGGCGAACTGTCGAAGAATTATTCTCTAATGGGTGGTAAGAATAGAAATATCTACATTGGAAATTGGAAAAACAATAAAAGAGATGGAAGGGGGATTATAAAGTGGGCTAGCGGCGATGTTTTAGATGGTTGTTGGTCGAATGGACGCTTAAGGTCTGGAGTTTATAGATTTGCAAATGGTGATGTCTATACTGGTGGCTTGAAGAATAGCCATTTCCATAGAAAAGGTGAGAGCGCATGGTCGAATGATGAAATAATATTTGAGGGCGATTGGGTTAAGGGAAAAATTACCGGAAAAGGATTGCTGATATGGCCATCAGGAACAAATTATGTGGGAAATTTCGACAAAAATTGTCTCCATGATAATGGCACATACACTTGGAAGGATGGAAGTGTTTACATTGGAAATTGGAAGAACAATAAAGCAGATGGAAAAGGGATTATGAAGTGGGCTAATGGTGATGTTTTTGATGGTTGCTGGTCAAAGGGAGTGAGACATGGATCTGGAGTTTATAGATTTGCAAATGGAGATGTCTGTGTTGGTAATTTCAAAGGTAAATTTCTTCATGGTAAAGGAAAGTACACATGTTCAAATGGAACAATATATAAGGGATATTGGGATGATGGAACAATGACAAAGAAAATACCGGATCTTGAGAATGTTGTTGGAGACTGCATGTTATTGCAGATTTCTAATAAAGGTGAGTCCGATGCTGGTTTGAGCTGTTTGGTAACCAAAAGGAAAAATATAGAAGGAGTTATGATTGTTGAGAAAATAGAGCAGTATTCAGAAATAACCAAACTAAGTGAGATGCAAGGAAAGAAGAGTTCAAGTA